The sequence below is a genomic window from Ipomoea triloba cultivar NCNSP0323 chromosome 10, ASM357664v1.
CTATTTCCCGACAAGGCATAGCACCTATTGATCACTATTCCCTTGTGACAAAACGATTGAAAAACCGCGATTGTCGAGAACAGTAAGAGGCGATAATTGATATCTTTCGACGGTACGACCTTCCTTGAAATACTCAATTGGTTTGAACAGTGTTAACATTCTCACATCGATTCTCCTTGCTATAAATTCACCATTCGTCTTTCCATCAATCTGCTTGATTTTATAGCTTAcataaaagaaatggaaaatacGACATATCCCTCATCTTCGGATAACTCTTCCTTTTGGGATGACATTATCGTATCACCGTTAAGAGATAGTGCACAAAGTATAGATCGTACTGCTGtcgaaaattttgaaaatgctCCACCAGAGTCGATTGATATAATTACTCCACCAGGTGTTACGGGTACAGATGTTGTGGCCGTTGATCAAGGTACTGCTGTAGTAGCGGAGGAAGATAATACCACTGCAGCGCTAGATGTAGCAGCTATGAATGCAAGTGTATTTCGTGGGAGAAAGAGAGCTAGAAGAACATTTTGTGATACTACCACGCtaacttttgaaaaattttctGAATATTTTTATCTGCCTTCTGAACAAGCTGCAGAGGAATTGCAGGTTGGGCGCgaagtttttaagaaaaagtgTAGGGAAGTGGGAATTTCCTACTGGCCTTATCGAAAACTCGTGAGTCTGGACAGATTATTGGCAAAAGTTCAGGTAATTTCTATATTCCTatatctttttcaacttaacatTTTCGAAGGGGGTTTAACAAAGTGTGATATAGGAATTTGGTGAAATCAAGGATCAAGCTGAACTGCAAAGAACAATTAAGGGGCTGGAGGACGAGAGAGATGCGATACTTCAAAATCCAAATTTAGACTTGGCTGAAGCAACAGTAAGGCTTAGAGACAAATGTGATAGGAATAGTTCTAGAAAGAGAAGGTATATAGATCCAGCAGCTTTTCCTTCAACTACTCCTGGAAGTTCATCACAAGCTCCTATATTTTCTGATATTCCTGAATTAGCACCGGAAGCTTTTCCTTCCACTACACCTGGGAGTTCATCACAAGCTCCTATATTTCCTGATATTCCTGAATTAGCACCAGAAGAAATACAGGAGGTACTTGCTTGGCTAGATGAGGATGATCCTCCTCCCAAAAATATTAGCGACAAATAAGCATAGAGAGCATGGATGGAGAAtactatgtataaaaaaaaatctctttagATCATGTATAGGCGTACTGCAAGTAACATACGAAAGcatcacaattttatatatgtatatatatatatatatatatatatNNNNNNNNNNNNNNNNNNNNNNNNNNNNNNNNNNNNNNNNNNNNNNNNNNNNNNNNNNNNNNNNNNNNNNNNNNNNNNNNNNNNNNNNNNNNNNNNNNNNNNNNNNNNNNNNNNNNNNNNNNNNNNNNNNNNNNNNNNNNNNNNNNNNNNNNNNNNNNNNNNNNNNNNNNNNNNNNNNNNNNNNNNNNNNNNNNNNNNNNNNNNNNNNNNNNNNNNNNNNNNNNNNNNNNNNNNNNNNNNNNNNNNNNNNNNNNNNNNNNNNNNNNNNNNNNNNNNNNNNNNNNNNNNNNNNCATATACTTGAGCTATAATTAGAGATTAAGATTTAGATACTTAGCTCAATTCAATCATGCCCATTTCATGCCTTAGAGTGATGAATCTTGATTCGCATAAAGGCTTTGTAAGGATgtctgcaatttgattttcagtgGATATGTACTCAATCTTTAGATCTTTCTTTTCGATGTGATCCCGGATGAAATGGTGTCTTACATCAATGTGCTTGGTTCGTGAATGAAGTACAGGATTTTGGGTAATCGCGATTGCACTAGTATTGTCACAAAAAATACTAACATCATCGCAATTAATTCCATAATCCTTTAACTGTTGTTTCATCCACAAaatttgtgcacaacaactccctgctgcgatatattctgcttcggctgtgcttgtcgcaatggagttttgtttcttactaaaccaagaaactaaccttccccctaagaactggcacgtccctgaggtactttttctatcaattttgcaacctgcaaaatctgcatctgaaaatCCTGTTAGTTCAAAGTTACCTTCTTTTGGATACCACAGTCCAACGTTGATAGTGCTTTTGAGGTAACGAATAATTTTCTTGGTCGCAAGAAAATGACTCTCTTTGGGTTGTGATTGGAATCtcgcacatacacctactgaaTATGATATGTCGGGTCTACTTgcagtgaggtatagcaaagatccaatcattcctcgataCTTCGTTTGATCAACATCTTTGCCTTCTTCATCCTTGTCCAGTTTGAGAGATGTGCTCATTGGAATTTTGACTgagctttttccttctaagccGAATTTCTTGATAAGATCTCTTGTGTATTTGGATTGATTAATGAATATACCTTCCTTCGATTGTTTGACTTGCAATCCAAGAAAGTaatttagttctcccatcatgctcatttcgaatctgttttgcataagcttagaaaatttctcacataaattggcattagtacttccaaaaataatatcatcaacataaatttgtactaataaaatatgattattttcttgaattctaaataaggttttgtcaacaaggcctttggtaaaaccacaactaattaaaaacattgatagggtatcataccaagctctaggtgcttgttttaacccatataatgccttctttagtttataaacCTTGTCAACTTCACCTTGTACCTCAAATCCGggtggttgttcaacatatacttcctcttcaagtaagccattaaggaatgcacttttcacgtccatttgataaaccgtgaaattcttgtatgcaGCGTAGGCTAGGAAAATTCGGATCGCTTCAAGTCTTGCAACTGGGgcaaaagtctcatcaaaatctattccttcttcttgagaATATCCCTTTGCCACTAGCcttgctttattcctaacaatgatgccatcttcgtttgctttgttcctaaagacccatttagTTCCAATAACATTGTGATTTTTTGGTCTTGGGACAAGCTCCCAAACATCATTTCTTTTGAATTGATTCAATTCTTCTTGCATAGCCTCAATCCAACTTGCATCACTTAAAGCTTCGTCAATTTCTTTCGGTtccatttgagatagaaagcatgCAAACAAAGCATCCCTTGTAGAAGATCTTGTTTTCACACCATCGTGCAAGTTTCCAATAATAAGATCTTGAGGGTGATCTTTGAGCCATTTCAAATCTGGTTGAAAGTTGTTTAGGGGAGAGGATGACAGAGTAAGGTTATTTGTAAGTGGGATTGAGAAAGATGGGTTTTGGTTTGTAGAGTTGGTTCCATCCTCATTTCCAAGGTCAGCCTCAACTTCATCACCTACTGCGTCATTTATGTACTGCTTTCCAATTTCAGTGAAATTTAATTCTAGATCATTTAACCCCTGTAAAACATCATCTTCAGAAGAATCATTAGTAACACTTAAATCATTATGGACGTTCTTACCCATATTTGGAGTATTTGGTTCTTGGATTTTTGGtgattcatcaaatacaacatgaattgattcttctaccaccacTGTCCTTTTGTTTAGTATTCTGAATGCTCTACTGGTAGACGAATATCCTaaaaatattgcttcatctgcacgctcatcaaatgttTTTAGATACGATTTACCATTattaagaacaaaacatttgcaaccaaaagagtgaaaatagctaagattaggctttctccctttccataattcatatggtgtctTGTTGTATATTTTGTGAATCATGCTTCTGTTCTGAGTATAACAAGCAGTGTTGATAGCCTCCGCCCAAAAACGTTTGGGTAGTTCGGCTGCTGAAATCATGACCCGTGCAGCTTCTTTAAgtgttctatttcttctttcggctacaccattttgttgtggcgTCCTTGCGGCAGATAGTTGGTGCAAAATCCCTTGTGAACTGCAGTAGGCCTGAATCACACCATTCACGAATTCTGTACCTCTGTCTGTACGGATTTTGGAGATTTTTGCGTCCTTTTCGTTTTGAAGTTGTTGCAAGAGCTCTGGCAATCTTTGTTCCACTTCGTTCTTCTTATTGATGAATATCGTccaagtgtacctggaaaaatcatcaacaacaacaagagtatatttcttaccacttatacttaccgggtctactggaccaaagAGATCCATatgtagtagactaagaggtcttgatgtAGATTCTTGTGTCTTAGATTTGAAAGAAgacttgatttgctttcctttcTGACACGCATCACAGATTTGATCCTTCTTGTATACAATGTTGGGTAAACCTTcaactaacttacattttgcAAGCTTGTTAATAGACTTGAAGTTTAAGTGATTTAATTTCCTGTGCCATTCCCAACTCGTAGTGCTTGAGTTATTTGCCATTAAACATACAGAGTCCTTCGTTGCGCTCCAATCAACcacatacatatttttctttctccttcCGGTGAGCACAGTTTTCTTTGTGGATTCTTCTTTAACTCGGCATTTGTCTTTGAAGAACTCTACAAGATATcctttgtcacagaattggctaGTGCTAAGGAGATTAAACTTTAGTCCTTCTACGTATGATACATTTTCAATCCTTAGACCATTCTTGATAACAGTTCCGATTCCCTTTGTTATTCCATGATCATTTCCACCAAATatgacttttggtccttcgatattTCTGAACTCTACAAGACTAGCTTTATTGCCGGTCATATGTCGAGAACATCCGCTATCAAAGTACCAAATATCCTGCAACACAATTAAgtatttttaggtacccagatTTGTTTGGGTCCTTCCTTGTTAGTGATTTTAGGCATCCAAACCCACCTAGATCTCATTAATCCAAGattaggtgatttgtaaccattgacagtattataattataaggaatTTGGACATTCTTTTTGTGGGCTGGCATTTGTCCAACAttcatttgtttaataaaatgaaatgcgTTGAACCTCGTTTTTGTCCATGGTTTGATTTCATCATGCCAGTCCTCTTCAGTAGGATAATCCCTACCAAACCTCATCATCGGAAATTGTTTCCTATGAGGTCTTTGCGCAGTTGACTCATTGGTAAATCTCTTACGAGAACCAAACTCATGCTTTTTAAAATTCTGCATTGGCGAAAAATTATTGCTTTGAAGCTTCGGCCTTGCAGTGTTTATTCTAGCATTAGtttgataaccaattccttgtctcataGTGCTATCTtgacttttgacaaattttactaCTTGGGCTTTATTAGTTAAAGAAGTAGTAGAATTAGTCAATTTTTCAGAAATTTTAGAACATGTAGGATCATAGCCCAGTCCGGCTTTATCTCCTGAgggtttttgcatatttaccattttatccattattttggatgaatgtgTAAATGATGCTATTGTCTCCCTAAGATTATGTTCTCTAATTTCTCTagctttacactcttcttgaaggcgAATATTTTCAGCTTTCAAGTTTCTCATCTCAAGTAAAGCATTTTgcaatttctcatttattttatctttttcaagaattagaGAATCATTGCGCTCTTTGAGTTGAGAATGAGTGTCCATAACAGTTTGACAATCtttcattaattgaaatatagatTCTCTAGAAAAAGATGAATTTACAtaatcaaaagatttagatgttacctcgTCTTCTTCTACTTCATGCGCCATTAGGCATTTTTCTTGGAAATCTGATTCACTGGTTATGCTTAGAAGACACAGCAGTGCAGTATCCTCCGTTGAGCTATCACTTTCATCACTTGAAGATTCCTCAGACCCACTTGTCTCAAGAGGGTCACTTATTAAAGCTTTCCTTTTATCCTTCTTGAATCTTCTATCCTTTGATTCAGATATTTCCTGTGGAGAGTTagaagtatttttattttgatttttacttACCTTGGGGTATGGACATTCTGCCATGAAATGTCCTGGTTTTCTACAGTTGTAACACAAGTTTGTGTTATCATCAGAAAATTCCCTTCTTGGTCTTTTGGATGAACTTCCTTGATTTCTTTGAGATGAATTGTTGAAGTTGTTTTTCCAcatgaattttttgaatttcctaacaagtaaagcaaattgttcgtcagataaaaaatcattatttcctACTAACCTTGAGTTTGATGGTTGTTCGGCTACTAAGGCTGTGATTCTTTCTTCACGTTCCTCCTCAAGTTTTGATTTCATCTCGAACTCGTACGCTTTGAGATCACTAAAGAGTTTGTCAGTTGAAACAGTTTTTAGATCCCTATGATCTCGCATGGCTGTCACTTTCATATCCCAGCTTGACGGTAGTCCGCGGAGTATTTTGAGAGAGATTTCTTTCTGATTAATGGTCTTTCCAAGATCACTAATTTCTCCCAAAACTTTGACCAGTCTAGCCTCCATGTCCGCAATGTTTTCACTTGGCAgcatcttgaagtcttcaaaCTTTTTCATTGCAATTGTGAGTTTGTTGTCTTTTTCCTGTTCGTCTCCTTCGCCGATTTGGATTAAGACATCCCACACGTCTTTAGCTGTTTTGCACTTACGGATTTTTGGGAAGATTGTATCATCCACAGCTTTGAACAGTATATCCTTAGCTATATTGTCCAGGTTACTTCGCAATCTATCGTCAGAAGTCCATTCCATCTTTGGCTTTGAAACATACTGCGGTCCATCTGGGCTTAGGATTGATGAAGGATTGACCTTCATGATTTCAATAGGACCATCTGAGATAACATCCCACATTTCATCGTGAAGAGCGGATAAATGTACCTGCATgcgtattttccaatcatcaaatttgtcaagAGAGAATAATAAGTTCTGAGCTAAATCTTTCTTCATTTTGAAGAttagatctgtctagcagtcaagatttgactcaaatagacaactgctctgataccacttgttggtcccgaatgggtggtgaaaagtctagagggggggtgaatagacttttcaagcaaattaaaaattaataacactttaactaaaaataattccaagtgaataaattgaacttgaaatgcacagcggaataaaGTACGTAAAATGCTATAATTAAAACGCAGTGAAGGAGAggagatatatcacatgcaatacgatagaaatacttggaatagctcaaatgtgatatataataaatttgactTGCATGCGGACGTAAGagataacaaataatagcaaACCCAGATAAGAATGAATAGTGATGAATAGTGACGAAATAGTAACTGggtttagaaaatattatgcTGCAAATTAGAGTGTGTGTGTGAGCATGAATATTATGTGTGCAgagcaaaaatatatatgggcagtaaataaatgagagagagatttttaagtggttcggccaaacccagcctacgtccactatactcctttcactatcttcaatcacccagatacaatagtgaacaccaaGTGCCAACCCAGCACTTCTATCTACACCTAGTAGATATTGAgtatttcgcacaaagctatactcctacaccaacgagtgtctcgcacaaagctacactccccagggttttcacaagcttctcttgttactcagccctctgtctacactcagtagaaattttgatacaaggtagtaaaagaaaatatttttctccaactctcaggaactaaaaatatggatttttggtttttcggatttttcttgctttgctattctcagatgtatcacactgcttttcttgcctttcacttgtatatctctatttttcttcttgctcaagtgtctcgtatttatagctgatgaaagaattaatccgttggaaaagattaattctttattgttgaTGTGCTTATTGCAGTCTCCGTATTTCTTCCGcttcctgatattcctcctGATCCTCCTTTCCCTCCTGAAATTgctccttcttcttttccttatattcctcctgaaattgctcctcttttcttctggccTTAATTCCGTTGGAGAGTTGAGTTGATATAGAGTTGATATATTCCACAATGTAGTCAGATTACTTTGAGTTGAGTTGATATATTTATTCcacaattcatattattttgtagtgtagtgtttgtagacatattccattttgtagtgtagtgttcAATCTCCAGATATTCTTCATCTGTTTGGAATGTAGTAAATAGACCTATTCTCCTTATTTTCGTATctccgtacctccaccacagCTCAAAACCATTTTGAGCAAATCAGTCAAATATATCCGTTGAAGTGAACAAATCAGATTTATACACCTTTgtctttttgtgtttgtatgacttccttgtaatattcttcttttgtccttagtgtttgtattacttccttgtaatattccttcatttgtccttagtgtttgtattacttccttgtaatattccttcatgaattttcgcatcttccatgtgcattttcgcagtcttcaatgtgcattttcatctgaattaatttttctcaaaataaactctCCTGGGATTCGAACACAGCACCACTTAGATCATTTTCCAAGTTCAACTCCAATGCTCTGCTCAATCCTTTGTTTACTATGCctgtaaataatatatgagtaGTAATATTCTGAGAAGTTCTGATTTCCTAAAATTTCGTGGCTTAGGGGATTCGAACCAGAGACCCTTCATCATGTATACAAGTCTTCTACCATCTCTGCTGCTTCAACCATTTGCTACTTCTAgtgctccaattaaatttaagcTCCGTCCGATTCGAACATAGTTCCTTCATTCTCCAAGAATTCTTCTAAGTGGACTTCTTAACTCTTTTAGATACATACCTCTACGAAATTTTTggctttctaatttttcaaactaaaatacatttttggctcatcaaaatctaaatacaaatattcctaacataATTTCAAATGCAAAACTATTGCATAGTTCATACATCTAagaaattatacatttatatgcATTCAAATAGGCATAAtagattttcaagaaaaatatattgCATATCATATCcaagaaaatatatatcatgCAATATAtacaactaggcagagatttCAGGGCTCGgataccaaatgtaagcatAAAACAATATagactaacctccagccatagtgcCCTTAAGATTGCCTTTGTTTGAAGCTTGTTGATAGTGTTGGTAGTGGATAGATTCCTACAGAGTGTCTCCCACTTGTTCTCAGGTACATTAGTATAGATGGTGTAGGTAGTAACCTGAGCAGTGGGGGACCTATAGCTTATATACCTATAGAACCATCAATATAGGTCATGTAACGGTTTCCGTTACATAGCACCACATAACGGCTATTGAAAGCCATCATAACTTGCACCATTTACTTTTTCCTAATGGGAAAAATGTTACATCTAATGCCAATAtgctttttatttcttattttcttgacACAGGATCAAGTTTACAAGACTTTGATTCTGATGAAAAGTTTTCTTTTGCACATTGTGGAAACACAGTCATGGCCATGGTAACTACTATTTCAAGTGTAACCAATTCCTCATGTATAAGAGttcctttgattttattttgtagCAATTGCATTTTTGCTATTTGTGCTAATCATGAATTCTTGacaattgat
It includes:
- the LOC116033138 gene encoding protein RKD1-like encodes the protein MENTTYPSSSDNSSFWDDIIVSPLRDSAQSIDRTAVENFENAPPESIDIITPPGVTGTDVVAVDQGTAVVAEEDNTTAALDVAAMNASVFRGRKRARRTFCDTTTLTFEKFSEYFYLPSEQAAEELQVGREVFKKKCREVGISYWPYRKLVSLDRLLAKVQEFGEIKDQAELQRTIKGLEDERDAILQNPNLDLAEATVRLRDKCDRNSSRKRRYIDPAAFPSTTPGSSSQAPIFSDIPELAPEAFPSTTPGSSSQAPIFPDIPELAPEEIQEVLAWLDEDDPPPKNISDK